A genome region from Arachis duranensis cultivar V14167 chromosome 8, aradu.V14167.gnm2.J7QH, whole genome shotgun sequence includes the following:
- the LOC107472238 gene encoding uncharacterized protein LOC107472238, with product MPFPQKLCQVKKDKQFAHFADYLRTLEIKIPFAEALKQIPSYAKFMKDILSHKNDWRETQTVLLTEKCNAIIQNCLAEKLKDSRSFIIPCTLGNACTRTSLCDLGASINLIPVSLIKKLCLTEEVKPTRICLQLVDGSIKIPTGVVDDMIVRVRSFSFLTNFMVLDMEGHKSASLILGRPFLVTRQTLINVKKGEVTLRVNEKKFVLNAVKAIQHPDIPEECMSIDLIDSLVEEVNMDESLKEGLNDILTNAQPDLKDPLETPK from the coding sequence ATGCCATTTCCTCAGAAACTCTGTCAAGtgaaaaaagataaacaatttgcccactttgcagatTATCTCAGAACATTAGAGATCAAGATCCCTTTTGCAGAGGCTCTTAaacaaataccttcttatgctaaattcatgaaGGACATTTTGAGTCATAAGAATGATTGGAGAGAAACACAAACAGTCCTCCTCACTGAAAAGTGCAATGCAATCATTCAAAACTGTTTAGCAGAGAAACTTAAGGATTCTAGAAGCTTTATAATACCATGCACTCTAGGTAATGCTTGCACAAGGACAtctctatgtgaccttggagcaagcatcaacctaatacctgttTCATTAATAAAGAAGCTTTGCTTGACTgaggaagtcaaaccaacccgcaTATGCCTTCAACTTGTTGATGGTTCTATTAAGATACCAACAGGAGTAGTCGACGACATGATTGTCAGGGTTAgatccttttcttttctcactAACTTTATGGTGTTGGACATGGAAGGGCACAAGAGTGCATCTctaattctaggaagacccttcctagttACAAGACAAACCCTCATTAATGTtaaaaaaggggaagtaaccctgagagtcaatgagaaAAAGTTCGTACTAAATGCTGTAAAGGCCATCCAACATCCAGACATCCCAGAGGAATGCATGAGTATTGACCTCATTGATTCCCTAGTGGAAGAAGTAAACATGGATGAGAGTCTCAAGGAAGGGCTGAATGACATCCTTACTAATGCCCAGCCTGATTTAAAGGATCCTTTGGAAACTCCTAAGTAA